A single Streptomyces mirabilis DNA region contains:
- a CDS encoding ABC transporter ATP-binding protein, producing the protein MVLEQEDKGGWAQRLAGYAWRYPKYVLLALGSSLGGMAVLAVVPLITKVIIDDVIGNHSKAMAPWAGALIGAAVLVYVLTYIRRYYGGRLALDVQHDLRTEMYRTITRLDGRRQDELSTGQVVGRATSDLQLIQGLLFMLPMTIGNVLLFLISLGIMASLSLPLTLVALAVAPALWVVAKRSRSKLHPATWYAQAQAAAVAGVVDGAVSGVRVVKGFGQEDQETGKLRDVGRRLFAGRLRTIRLNAKYTPALQAVPALGQVAMLALGGWLAVRGQITLGTFVAFSSYLSQLVGPVRMLAVVLTVGQQARAGAERVLELIDTEPSIKDGTKTLPADAPATVEFDDVSFAYEDGRPVLDGLSFEIRPGETLAVVGSSGSGKSTVSLLMPRFYDVTHGAVLIGGHDVRELTQESLRAAIGLVPEDSFLFSDTVRANIAYGRPDATQEEIETAARAAQADRFIAELPEGYDTKVGEHGLTLSGGQRQRVALARAILTDPRLLVLDDATSAVDARVEHEIHEALTHVMEGRTTLLIAHRRSTLNLADRIAVLDGGSLADIGTHEELQQRSPLYRRLLTDPDELGGVSPGHAQPAVPQEDTSVRDELDAEFDAERGVTPHLWTGDREPKDNALSGMPATPELLTLVEALPPATDIPGIDEARAVRPEESYGLRRLLRGFGLPLLVSLGLVAVDAGMSLLLPVLIRHGIDQGVSRMALGAVWAAAALALVTVLVQWTAQIGETRMTGRTGERVLYSLRLKIFAQLQRLGLDYYERELTGRIMTRMTTDVDALSTFLQTGLVTAFVSVVTFFGIMGVLLVIDVQLALVVFITLPPLVIGTFFFRRASVKAYELARERVSAVNADLQESVSGLLILQAFRRERSGGQRFAEGSDSYRRARIRGQWLISIYFPFVQLLASVASAAVLIVGAHRVDAGTLTTGALVAYLLYIDLFFAPVQQLSQVFDGYQQATVSLGRIQELLQEPTSTKAAEAPMDVLSLRGDIAFEDVDFAYGSAAEADAEAALSGISLSIPAGQTVAFVGETGAGKSTLVKLVARFYDPTGGRVTVDGTDLRSLDLTSYRHRLGVVPQEAYLFLGTVRDAIAYGRPDATDAEVEAAARAVGAHDMIATLDGGYLHEVAERGRNLSAGQRQLIALARAELVDPDVLLLDEATAALDLATEALVNQATDRLAGRRTTLVVAHRLTTAARADRVVVMDHGRVAEDGTHDDLLQRGGHYAELWRTFVGAPEEEEPVPSSA; encoded by the coding sequence GTGGTACTGGAGCAAGAGGACAAGGGCGGCTGGGCACAGCGGCTCGCCGGGTACGCGTGGCGGTACCCGAAGTACGTCCTGCTCGCGCTCGGCTCCTCGCTCGGCGGCATGGCGGTCCTGGCAGTGGTCCCGCTGATCACCAAGGTGATCATCGACGACGTCATCGGGAACCACAGCAAGGCCATGGCGCCCTGGGCGGGCGCGCTCATAGGCGCCGCCGTCCTCGTCTACGTCCTCACCTACATCCGCCGCTACTACGGTGGCCGCCTCGCCCTCGACGTCCAGCACGACCTGCGGACCGAGATGTACAGGACGATCACCCGGCTCGACGGACGACGCCAGGACGAGTTGTCCACCGGCCAGGTCGTCGGCCGCGCCACCAGCGACCTCCAGCTGATCCAGGGCCTGCTCTTCATGCTCCCGATGACCATCGGGAACGTGCTGCTCTTCCTGATCTCCCTGGGGATCATGGCCTCGCTCTCCCTGCCCCTCACCCTGGTGGCACTCGCCGTCGCCCCCGCTCTCTGGGTCGTCGCCAAGCGCAGCCGCTCCAAGCTGCACCCCGCCACCTGGTACGCGCAGGCGCAGGCCGCCGCCGTGGCGGGTGTCGTCGACGGCGCCGTCAGCGGCGTACGCGTGGTGAAGGGCTTCGGGCAGGAGGATCAGGAGACCGGAAAGCTCCGGGACGTCGGACGGCGGCTCTTCGCGGGGCGGCTGCGGACCATCCGGCTCAACGCCAAGTACACCCCGGCCCTCCAGGCCGTGCCCGCCCTCGGCCAGGTCGCGATGCTGGCGCTGGGCGGCTGGCTCGCCGTACGGGGACAGATCACGCTCGGCACCTTCGTCGCGTTCTCCTCGTACCTCTCCCAGCTCGTGGGACCGGTGCGGATGCTCGCCGTGGTCCTCACCGTCGGACAGCAGGCCCGCGCGGGTGCCGAGCGCGTCCTCGAGCTCATCGACACCGAGCCGTCGATCAAGGACGGCACCAAGACCCTTCCGGCCGACGCGCCCGCGACCGTCGAGTTCGACGACGTGTCCTTCGCCTACGAGGACGGGCGGCCGGTGCTCGACGGGCTGAGCTTCGAGATCCGCCCCGGCGAGACCCTCGCCGTGGTCGGCTCCTCCGGCTCCGGCAAGTCGACGGTCTCGCTCCTGATGCCCCGCTTCTACGACGTGACGCACGGCGCCGTCCTCATCGGCGGCCACGACGTCCGCGAGCTGACGCAGGAGTCGCTGCGCGCCGCGATCGGCCTGGTCCCCGAGGACTCCTTCCTCTTCTCCGACACCGTGCGCGCCAACATCGCCTACGGCCGCCCGGACGCCACCCAGGAGGAGATCGAGACCGCGGCCCGCGCCGCGCAGGCGGACCGTTTCATCGCCGAGCTGCCCGAGGGCTACGACACCAAGGTCGGCGAGCACGGCCTCACGCTCTCCGGCGGCCAGCGCCAGCGCGTCGCCCTCGCCCGCGCCATCCTCACCGACCCGCGCCTGCTCGTCCTCGACGACGCCACCTCCGCCGTGGACGCCCGCGTCGAGCACGAGATCCACGAGGCGCTCACGCATGTCATGGAGGGGCGCACCACCCTCCTCATCGCCCACCGCCGCTCCACCCTCAACCTCGCCGACCGCATCGCCGTCCTCGACGGCGGCAGCCTCGCCGACATCGGCACCCACGAGGAACTCCAGCAGCGCTCCCCGCTGTATCGCCGCCTCCTGACCGACCCGGACGAGCTGGGCGGCGTCTCGCCCGGTCACGCCCAGCCCGCCGTGCCTCAGGAGGACACCTCCGTACGGGACGAGCTGGACGCCGAGTTCGACGCCGAGCGCGGGGTCACTCCCCATCTGTGGACCGGCGACCGGGAGCCCAAGGACAACGCCCTGTCCGGCATGCCCGCCACGCCCGAACTCCTCACCCTGGTCGAGGCGCTGCCCCCGGCCACCGACATCCCCGGCATCGACGAGGCGCGTGCGGTCAGGCCCGAGGAGTCGTACGGGCTGCGCAGGCTGCTGCGCGGCTTCGGTCTCCCGCTGCTCGTCAGCCTGGGTCTCGTGGCCGTGGACGCGGGCATGAGCCTGCTGCTGCCCGTGCTGATCCGGCACGGCATCGACCAGGGTGTGTCCCGGATGGCCCTCGGCGCGGTGTGGGCCGCCGCGGCGCTGGCGCTGGTCACCGTGCTCGTCCAGTGGACCGCGCAGATCGGCGAGACCCGGATGACGGGCCGGACCGGCGAGCGGGTCCTCTACTCCCTCCGCCTGAAGATCTTCGCGCAGCTCCAGCGCCTCGGACTCGACTACTACGAGCGGGAGCTGACCGGCCGGATCATGACCCGGATGACGACGGACGTCGACGCGCTGTCGACGTTCCTCCAGACGGGCCTGGTCACCGCGTTCGTCTCGGTCGTCACCTTCTTCGGCATCATGGGCGTGCTGCTGGTGATCGACGTCCAGCTCGCGCTGGTCGTCTTCATCACCCTTCCGCCGCTGGTCATCGGCACCTTCTTCTTCCGCCGGGCGAGCGTGAAGGCGTACGAACTCGCCCGCGAGCGGGTGTCGGCGGTCAACGCCGATCTCCAGGAGTCGGTCTCCGGACTGCTGATCCTGCAGGCGTTCCGGCGCGAGCGCTCGGGCGGGCAGCGGTTCGCGGAGGGCAGCGACAGCTACCGCAGGGCGCGCATCCGCGGGCAGTGGCTGATATCGATCTACTTCCCGTTCGTCCAGCTGCTGGCGTCGGTAGCGTCGGCCGCGGTGCTGATCGTGGGCGCGCACCGGGTGGACGCCGGCACCCTCACGACGGGCGCGCTGGTCGCCTACCTCCTCTACATCGACCTGTTCTTCGCGCCCGTGCAGCAGCTCTCGCAGGTCTTCGACGGCTACCAGCAGGCCACGGTCTCGCTGGGCCGCATCCAGGAACTGCTCCAGGAGCCGACCTCGACGAAGGCCGCCGAGGCACCGATGGACGTCCTCTCCCTGCGGGGCGACATCGCCTTCGAGGACGTCGACTTCGCGTACGGCTCCGCCGCCGAGGCAGACGCAGAGGCGGCGCTCAGCGGCATCTCGCTGAGCATCCCCGCCGGACAGACCGTCGCCTTCGTCGGCGAGACCGGCGCGGGCAAGTCCACACTGGTGAAGCTGGTCGCCCGGTTCTACGACCCGACGGGCGGGCGGGTGACGGTCGACGGCACGGATCTGCGCTCGCTCGACCTGACCTCGTACCGGCACCGGCTCGGCGTCGTCCCGCAGGAGGCGTACCTCTTCCTGGGGACCGTCCGGGACGCCATCGCCTACGGGCGCCCCGACGCCACCGATGCCGAGGTGGAGGCCGCGGCCCGTGCGGTCGGCGCCCACGACATGATCGCCACGCTCGACGGCGGCTACCTCCACGAGGTCGCCGAGCGCGGCCGCAACCTCTCCGCGGGCCAGCGCCAGCTGATCGCGCTGGCCCGCGCCGAACTCGTGGACCCGGACGTGCTGCTCCTCGACGAGGCGACGGCGGCGCTGGACCTGGCGACGGAGGCCCTGGTCAACCAGGCCACCGACCGCCTCGCCGGACGCCGTACGACCCTCGTCGTCGCCCACCGCCTGACGACGGCCGCCCGCGCCGACCGGGTCGTGGTCATGGACCACGGCCGCGTCGCCGAGGACGGCACCCACGACGATCTCCTCCAGCGAGGCGGCCATTACGCGGAGCTGTGGAGGACGTTCGTCGGGGCTCCGGAGGAGGAAGAGCCGGTTCCCTCATCGGCCTGA
- a CDS encoding S28 family serine protease, with the protein MRKALRWLLALTVLIGTLSTAGAATAAQPEAAPGTTSTDTDIKDRLLAIPGMSLIEEKPYTGYRFFVLDYTQPIDHRHPSKGTFQQRITVLHKDVSRPTVFYTGGYNVSTNPGRREPTQIVDGNQVSMEYRFFTPSRPDPADWSKLDIWQAASDQHRIFEALKPIYRQKWLSTGGSKGGMTATYYERFYPRDMDGVVAYVAPNDVVNNEDSAYDRFFKNVGTKECRDKLNAVQREALVRRAPLEKKYEAYAADNGYTFTTIGSLDKAYEAVVLDYVWGFWQYSLLSDCDSIPADAAHATDDAIWASVDTISGFSAYADQGLETYTPYYYQAGTQLGAPTIHFPNIEKKYIRYGYQPPRNFVPRSIPMRFQPWVMADVDSWVRHHADHMLFVYGQNDPWGAERFRLGKGARDSYVFTAPGLNHGANVAGLVPDEKALATARILEWAGVASATVQENPSAARPLAKFDAKLDQRDIEREPALRP; encoded by the coding sequence ATGCGCAAGGCGCTCAGATGGCTGCTGGCGCTCACGGTGCTCATAGGCACGTTGAGCACGGCGGGAGCGGCCACCGCCGCCCAGCCGGAGGCCGCACCAGGCACCACAAGCACGGACACCGACATCAAGGACAGGCTGCTCGCGATACCGGGCATGAGTCTGATCGAGGAGAAGCCGTACACCGGCTACCGCTTCTTCGTTCTCGACTACACCCAGCCGATCGACCACCGGCACCCGTCCAAGGGCACGTTCCAGCAGCGGATCACCGTGCTGCACAAGGACGTCTCCCGCCCGACGGTCTTCTACACCGGCGGCTACAACGTCTCGACCAACCCCGGCCGCCGTGAGCCCACCCAGATCGTGGACGGCAACCAGGTCTCGATGGAGTACCGCTTCTTCACCCCGTCCCGGCCCGACCCGGCCGACTGGTCGAAGCTCGACATCTGGCAGGCGGCGAGCGACCAGCACCGCATCTTCGAGGCCCTCAAGCCGATCTACCGCCAGAAGTGGCTCTCCACGGGCGGCTCGAAGGGCGGCATGACCGCCACGTACTACGAGCGCTTCTACCCGCGCGACATGGACGGCGTCGTCGCCTACGTCGCCCCCAACGACGTGGTGAACAACGAGGACTCGGCGTACGACCGCTTCTTCAAGAACGTCGGCACCAAGGAGTGCCGCGACAAGCTGAACGCCGTGCAGCGCGAGGCGCTGGTGCGGCGCGCACCGCTGGAGAAGAAGTACGAGGCGTACGCGGCCGACAACGGCTACACCTTCACCACCATCGGAAGCCTCGACAAGGCGTACGAGGCGGTCGTGCTCGACTACGTGTGGGGCTTCTGGCAGTACAGCCTGCTCTCGGACTGCGACTCGATCCCGGCCGACGCCGCCCACGCCACCGATGACGCGATCTGGGCCTCCGTCGACACCATCTCCGGCTTCTCGGCCTACGCCGACCAGGGCCTGGAGACGTACACGCCGTACTACTACCAGGCGGGTACGCAGCTCGGCGCGCCCACGATCCACTTCCCGAACATCGAGAAGAAGTACATCCGCTACGGCTACCAGCCGCCGCGGAACTTCGTGCCGCGCTCGATCCCGATGAGGTTCCAGCCGTGGGTCATGGCGGACGTGGACTCCTGGGTCCGCCACCACGCCGACCACATGCTCTTCGTCTACGGCCAGAACGACCCCTGGGGCGCGGAGCGCTTCCGGCTCGGCAAGGGCGCACGCGACTCGTACGTCTTCACCGCCCCCGGTCTGAACCACGGTGCCAACGTCGCGGGACTCGTCCCCGACGAGAAGGCCCTCGCGACGGCCCGCATCCTGGAGTGGGCGGGTGTCGCCTCGGCGACGGTCCAGGAGAACCCGTCGGCGGCGAGGCCCCTCGCGAAGTTCGACGCGAAGCTGGACCAGCGCGACATCGAGCGCGAGCCCGCGCTGCGACCGTAA
- a CDS encoding glycoside hydrolase family 3 protein — MGPSRSSRPSRRTVLAATAGTTAALTLSTTSVRAAEDRPDESSLRSLVSRMTLEEKVGQLFVMRVYGHSATAPDQADIDANLEELGVRTAAELIARYRVGGIIYFTWTHNTRDPHQIAALSNGIQKVSLDQPRGLPVLISTDQEYGAVARVGKPATLFPGAMALGAGGSREDARTVGRLGGAELRALGIRQDYSPVADVNVNPANPVIGVRSFGADPDAVAGLVTAEVKGYQSAGVAATAKHFPGHGDTAVDSHFGFPVITHSRELWSTLDAVPFRAAIRAGIDSVMTAHIMVPALDPSGDPATLSRPILTGILRQELGYDGLVVTDSLGMEGVRTKYGDDRVPVLALKAGVDQLLNPPSIDVAWHAVLNAVRGGELTEARLDESVLRVLRLKAKLGLLENPYVSDTGVDHTVGTAAHRRTADRIAERTTTLLVNEERLLPLSRRRTPRVLVVGADPASPSGTDGPPTTVLATALTELGFTATALSTGTAPSAEGIDNAVAAAGGVDAVVVGTYNVTATGSQKTLVERLVATGVPVVAIAIRNPYDVAQLPDVRAYLATYSWTDVELRAAARVIAGSARPRGKLPVAVQRADDPAKALYPIGYGLTY; from the coding sequence GTGGGGCCATCGAGATCTTCCAGACCGTCCAGACGTACCGTTCTCGCCGCCACTGCCGGGACCACCGCGGCCCTGACCTTGAGCACCACCTCCGTCCGGGCGGCCGAGGACCGACCTGACGAATCGTCACTCCGATCTCTCGTCTCCCGTATGACGCTGGAGGAGAAGGTCGGCCAGCTCTTCGTGATGCGGGTGTACGGCCACTCGGCCACCGCACCCGACCAGGCCGACATCGACGCCAACCTGGAGGAGCTCGGCGTCAGGACGGCCGCCGAGCTGATCGCCAGGTACCGCGTCGGCGGGATCATCTACTTCACCTGGACGCACAACACCCGCGACCCGCACCAGATCGCAGCCCTCTCGAACGGCATCCAGAAGGTCTCCCTCGACCAGCCGCGCGGGCTGCCCGTCCTCATCTCCACCGACCAGGAGTACGGAGCGGTGGCCCGGGTGGGCAAGCCCGCGACGCTGTTCCCGGGCGCGATGGCGCTGGGCGCCGGCGGCTCGCGGGAGGACGCCCGCACGGTCGGGCGCCTCGGCGGCGCCGAGCTGCGCGCCCTCGGCATCCGGCAGGACTACTCCCCGGTCGCCGACGTGAACGTCAACCCGGCCAACCCGGTCATCGGCGTACGTTCCTTCGGCGCCGATCCGGACGCCGTGGCCGGGCTGGTGACGGCCGAGGTGAAGGGCTATCAGAGCGCCGGGGTCGCGGCCACGGCGAAGCACTTCCCGGGGCACGGGGACACCGCCGTCGACAGCCACTTCGGCTTCCCCGTCATCACGCACAGCCGCGAGCTGTGGTCGACCCTCGACGCCGTGCCCTTCCGGGCCGCCATCCGCGCCGGCATCGATTCGGTCATGACCGCCCACATCATGGTCCCGGCCCTCGACCCGTCCGGGGACCCCGCGACGCTCTCCCGCCCCATCCTCACCGGCATCCTGCGCCAGGAACTCGGCTACGACGGGCTCGTGGTGACCGACTCGCTCGGCATGGAGGGCGTCCGGACGAAGTACGGCGACGACCGCGTCCCCGTGCTGGCACTCAAGGCAGGTGTCGACCAGCTCCTCAACCCGCCGTCCATCGACGTGGCCTGGCACGCGGTCCTGAACGCCGTGCGCGGCGGCGAGCTCACCGAGGCCCGCCTCGACGAGTCCGTCCTGCGCGTCCTGCGCCTCAAGGCCAAACTGGGCCTGCTGGAGAACCCGTACGTCAGCGACACCGGCGTCGACCACACGGTCGGCACCGCCGCGCACCGCAGGACGGCGGACCGGATCGCCGAGCGCACGACGACACTGCTGGTCAACGAGGAGCGCCTGCTCCCGCTCTCACGCCGGCGCACCCCGCGCGTCCTCGTCGTGGGCGCCGATCCCGCCTCACCGTCCGGTACCGACGGACCGCCCACGACCGTCCTCGCGACCGCCCTCACCGAGCTGGGTTTCACGGCGACGGCACTGTCCACCGGAACGGCGCCCTCCGCGGAGGGCATCGACAACGCGGTGGCGGCGGCCGGGGGCGTGGACGCGGTCGTCGTCGGCACCTACAACGTGACGGCGACCGGGTCCCAGAAGACCCTCGTCGAGCGGCTCGTCGCCACCGGCGTCCCGGTGGTCGCGATCGCGATCCGCAACCCGTACGACGTGGCTCAACTCCCGGACGTGCGCGCTTACTTGGCTACCTACTCCTGGACGGACGTCGAACTGCGCGCCGCCGCCCGAGTGATCGCGGGCAGCGCGAGGCCCCGAGGGAAGCTGCCGGTGGCGGTGCAGCGGGCGGACGACCCGGCGAAGGCGCTGTATCCGATCGGGTACGGATTGACGTACTAG
- the aroA gene encoding 3-phosphoshikimate 1-carboxyvinyltransferase has product MAVVDIPGSKSITARALFLAAAADGVTTLVRPLRSDDTEGFTEGLTRLGYRVGRTPHVWQIDGRPQGPAATDADVYCRDGATTARFLPTLAAAGHGTYRFDASPQMRRRPLLPLTRALRDLGVDLRHEEAEGHHPLRIAAAGVEGGDVTLDAGQSSQYLTALLLLGPLTRKGLRITVTDLVSAPYVEITLAMMRTFGASVRREGEVFVVSPGGYRATTYAVEPDASTASYFFAAAALTGREVTVPGLGTGALQGDLGFVDVLRRMGVRVEVGSGGTTVAGTGELRGLTVNMRDISDTMPTLAAIAPFASGPVRIEDVANTRVKECDRLDACAENLRRLGVRVETGADWIEIHPGADPVPGAEIKTYGDHRIVMSFAVTGLRAPGGVSFDDPGCVRKTFPAFHETFAAWAGPLG; this is encoded by the coding sequence ATGGCCGTCGTCGACATCCCCGGTTCCAAGTCCATCACCGCGCGTGCGCTCTTCCTGGCGGCGGCGGCCGACGGGGTCACCACCCTCGTACGGCCCCTCCGGTCGGACGACACGGAAGGTTTCACGGAGGGCCTGACCCGGCTCGGCTACCGCGTCGGCCGCACCCCGCACGTCTGGCAGATCGACGGCCGCCCCCAGGGCCCGGCGGCCACCGACGCCGACGTGTACTGCCGCGACGGCGCGACCACCGCCCGCTTTCTGCCGACCCTCGCCGCCGCCGGACACGGCACCTACCGCTTCGACGCCTCCCCGCAGATGCGCCGCCGCCCGCTGCTCCCGCTCACCCGCGCCCTGCGCGACCTCGGCGTCGACCTGCGGCACGAGGAGGCGGAGGGCCACCACCCGCTGCGGATCGCGGCGGCCGGGGTGGAGGGCGGTGACGTGACGCTCGACGCGGGCCAGTCCTCCCAGTACCTGACGGCCCTCCTGCTGCTCGGCCCGCTGACCCGCAAGGGCCTGCGCATCACTGTCACGGACCTGGTCTCGGCGCCGTACGTCGAGATCACGCTCGCGATGATGCGGACGTTCGGCGCGTCCGTGCGCCGGGAGGGCGAGGTGTTCGTGGTCTCGCCCGGCGGCTACCGCGCCACCACCTACGCCGTCGAGCCCGACGCCTCCACCGCGAGCTACTTCTTCGCCGCGGCCGCCCTGACCGGCCGCGAGGTGACGGTCCCGGGCCTGGGCACCGGCGCCCTCCAGGGCGACCTGGGCTTCGTCGACGTACTGCGGCGGATGGGGGTGCGGGTGGAGGTCGGCTCCGGCGGGACGACGGTCGCCGGCACCGGCGAACTGCGCGGCCTCACGGTCAACATGCGGGACATCTCCGACACCATGCCGACGCTGGCCGCGATCGCGCCCTTCGCCTCGGGCCCGGTCCGCATCGAGGACGTCGCCAACACGCGCGTGAAGGAGTGCGACCGCCTGGATGCCTGCGCGGAGAACCTCCGGCGGCTGGGCGTACGGGTGGAGACCGGGGCCGACTGGATCGAGATCCACCCCGGTGCGGATCCCGTGCCGGGCGCGGAGATCAAGACGTACGGTGACCACCGCATCGTCATGTCCTTCGCGGTGACCGGACTCCGCGCGCCGGGCGGCGTCTCGTTCGACGACCCCGGCTGCGTACGGAAGACGTTCCCCGCCTTCCACGAGACCTTCGCCGCCTGGGCCGGCCCGCTGGGGTGA